Proteins encoded by one window of Deinococcus radiodurans R1 = ATCC 13939 = DSM 20539:
- a CDS encoding SRPBCC family protein, whose amino-acid sequence MSEEIVVKQSMPMRARPEVLYRLALEPRRRAGWDSNLVSAAYAGEPQRLAQNALVDFKFVRRLLGLKFQARYGQLIPSQRGGWEAVRPFGPLEKFSQQWNFKPMPGGTEVTLTVKGTVRYKWIRTQIERVLQNMAVTALMDLQRQVDAPTAQLVEDMGREMAEKQKAEQKAAKNAAKASKRKK is encoded by the coding sequence ATGTCGGAAGAAATCGTCGTCAAACAGTCCATGCCCATGCGGGCCCGGCCCGAGGTGCTCTACCGGCTGGCGCTCGAACCCCGGCGGCGGGCCGGCTGGGACTCCAATCTCGTCAGCGCCGCCTACGCCGGGGAACCGCAGCGGCTCGCGCAAAACGCGCTGGTCGATTTCAAGTTCGTGCGGCGGTTGCTCGGCCTCAAGTTTCAGGCGCGCTACGGCCAGCTCATCCCCTCGCAGCGTGGCGGCTGGGAAGCGGTGCGGCCCTTCGGCCCCCTGGAAAAGTTCTCGCAGCAGTGGAACTTCAAGCCGATGCCCGGCGGCACCGAGGTCACGCTGACAGTGAAGGGCACCGTGCGCTACAAGTGGATTCGCACCCAGATCGAGCGCGTCTTGCAGAACATGGCCGTCACTGCCCTGATGGACCTGCAACGTCAGGTGGACGCCCCCACCGCGCAACTCGTGGAAGACATGGGCCGCGAGATGGCCGAAAAGCAAAAAGCCGAGCAGAAGGCGGCCAAGAACGCTGCAAAAGCGTCAAAGCGCAAAAAGTAA
- a CDS encoding DUF5602 domain-containing protein, translating to MHKRVGVAALVGALMLAGCGDEMEAHHAGHGTQAATTMSAQEVGGNRFYSKSYDLGDGHIVTYLKMGQNGRPLEIGVKMDEQALNNLPSHVNPSSHCVDTNGNGQIEPETECALGHDFVMPFPAETLALAKSPIKYAMVNYNPLGHGPAKIYDVAHFDLHFYVQSDEDRRNIRLGPCAEVINCEDLKTAQIPLPAGYAPAGFVDVGAVMGMMGNHLVDPNGEEFHGKPFSHTWIWGTYGGKITFLEPMITNSYLKSQPHNQCFTYAMPQKFSEAGYYPQKYCVDFNKGLNEYTVSLENFKYFGS from the coding sequence ATGCATAAAAGAGTGGGAGTGGCGGCGCTGGTCGGCGCCCTGATGCTGGCGGGCTGTGGGGACGAGATGGAGGCGCATCACGCGGGGCACGGGACGCAGGCGGCGACGACCATGAGCGCGCAGGAAGTCGGCGGCAACCGCTTTTACAGCAAGAGCTACGACCTGGGTGACGGGCACATCGTCACCTACCTGAAGATGGGTCAGAACGGACGCCCCCTTGAAATCGGCGTGAAGATGGATGAGCAGGCGCTGAACAACCTGCCTTCGCACGTCAACCCCAGCAGCCACTGCGTGGACACCAACGGCAACGGCCAGATCGAGCCTGAAACCGAGTGCGCCCTGGGTCACGACTTCGTGATGCCCTTTCCCGCCGAGACGCTGGCGCTCGCCAAGTCGCCCATCAAGTACGCCATGGTCAACTACAACCCGCTCGGTCACGGCCCGGCCAAGATCTACGACGTGGCGCACTTCGACCTGCACTTTTATGTCCAGTCCGACGAGGACCGGCGCAACATCCGCCTCGGGCCGTGCGCCGAGGTCATCAACTGTGAAGACCTCAAGACCGCCCAGATTCCGCTGCCCGCCGGCTACGCGCCTGCCGGCTTCGTGGACGTGGGCGCCGTGATGGGCATGATGGGCAACCACCTCGTGGACCCGAACGGCGAGGAGTTCCACGGCAAGCCCTTTAGCCACACCTGGATCTGGGGCACCTACGGCGGCAAGATCACCTTCCTCGAGCCGATGATCACCAACAGCTACCTCAAGTCCCAGCCCCACAACCAGTGCTTTACCTACGCCATGCCCCAGAAGTTCTCCGAGGCGGGCTATTACCCCCAGAAGTACTGCGTCGACTTCAACAAGGGCCTGAACGAATACACCGTCTCGCTCGAAAACTTCAAGTACTTCGGTAGCTGA
- the tnpA gene encoding IS200/IS605-like element ISDra2 family transposase — MTYVILPLEMKKGRGYVYQLEYHLIWCVKYRHQVLVGEVADGLKDILRDIAAQNGLEVITMEVMPDHVHLLLSATPQQAIPDFVKALKGASARRMFVAYPQLKEKLWGGNLWNPSYCILTVSENTRAQIQKYIESQHDKE, encoded by the coding sequence ATGACATATGTTATTCTTCCCCTTGAGATGAAGAAAGGCCGGGGTTACGTCTATCAGCTTGAATACCACCTCATCTGGTGCGTGAAATACCGTCATCAGGTGTTGGTGGGTGAGGTTGCTGATGGACTGAAAGACATCCTGCGTGACATTGCCGCTCAGAACGGGCTGGAAGTCATCACGATGGAAGTCATGCCTGACCACGTTCACCTCCTGCTAAGCGCAACCCCACAGCAAGCCATCCCCGACTTCGTGAAGGCGCTGAAAGGCGCTTCCGCACGTCGGATGTTCGTGGCCTACCCGCAGTTGAAAGAAAAGCTGTGGGGCGGCAATCTCTGGAACCCGTCGTATTGCATCCTGACTGTTTCTGAAAACACCCGCGCTCAGATTCAGAAATACATAGAGAGCCAGCATGATAAGGAATAA
- the tnpB gene encoding IS200/IS605 family element RNA-guided endonuclease TnpB: MIRNKAFVVRLYPNAAQTELINRTLGSARFVYNHFLARRIAAYKESGKGLTYGQTSSELTLLKQAEETSWLSEVDKFALQNSLKNLETAYKNFFRTVKQSGKKVGFPRFRKKRTGESYRTQFTNNNIQIGEGRLKLPKLGWVKTKGQQDIQGKILNVTVRRIHEGHYEASVLCEVEIPYLXAAPKFAAGVDVGIKDFAIVTDGVRFKHEQNPKYYRSTLKRLRKAQQTLSRRKKGSARYGKAKTKLARIHKRIVNKRQDFLHKLTTSLVREYEIIGTEHLKPDNMRKNRRLALSISDAGWGEFIRQLEYKAAWYGRLVSKVSPYFPSSQLCHDCGFKNPEVKNLAVRTWTCPNCGETHDRDENAALNIRREALVAAGISDTLNAHGGYVRPASAGNGLRSENHATLVV, translated from the coding sequence ATGATAAGGAATAAGGCTTTCGTGGTCAGGCTGTACCCAAATGCGGCTCAGACTGAACTGATTAACCGCACGCTGGGTAGCGCAAGGTTCGTCTACAACCACTTCCTTGCCCGTCGCATTGCGGCCTACAAGGAAAGCGGGAAGGGACTGACCTACGGGCAAACGAGTAGCGAACTGACCCTTCTGAAGCAGGCTGAAGAAACCTCCTGGCTCTCGGAAGTAGATAAGTTTGCTTTGCAGAACTCGCTGAAAAACCTTGAGACCGCGTACAAGAACTTCTTTCGGACTGTGAAGCAGTCCGGTAAAAAGGTAGGATTCCCACGTTTCAGAAAGAAGCGCACGGGAGAGTCCTACCGGACTCAATTCACCAACAACAACATCCAAATTGGGGAAGGTAGGCTCAAACTTCCTAAGCTGGGATGGGTGAAAACCAAGGGCCAGCAGGATATTCAAGGGAAGATTCTGAATGTCACTGTGCGCCGTATTCACGAAGGCCATTACGAAGCGTCCGTTCTCTGTGAAGTCGAGATTCCCTACCTGCSTGCGGCTCCCAAGTTTGCAGCGGGTGTGGATGTCGGCATCAAGGATTTTGCCATCGTGACCGATGGCGTGAGGTTTAAGCATGAACAGAATCCGAAATATTACCGCTCCACCCTGAAAAGACTTCGTAAAGCTCAGCAAACCCTGTCCAGACGGAAGAAGGGCAGCGCACGTTACGGGAAAGCGAAAACCAAGCTGGCTCGGATTCACAAGCGCATTGTCAATAAGCGTCAGGATTTCCTTCACAAGCTCACCACCTCCCTGGTGCGTGAGTACGAAATCATCGGAACCGAACACCTTAAACCCGACAACATGCGGAAAAATCGCCGCCTTGCACTGAGCATCAGTGATGCGGGCTGGGGTGAGTTCATCCGGCAGTTGGAATACAAGGCAGCGTGGTACGGGCGACTGGTATCTAAAGTCAGCCCCTACTTTCCATCTAGCCAGTTGTGTCATGACTGCGGATTCAAGAATCCCGAAGTGAAGAATCTTGCCGTCCGTACATGGACTTGCCCGAACTGTGGGGAAACCCATGACCGAGACGAGAACGCTGCGCTGAACATTCGGCGTGAAGCGTTGGTGGCTGCGGGAATCTCAGACACCTTAAACGCTCATGGAGGCTATGTCAGACCTGCTTCGGCGGGCAATGGTCTGCGAAGTGAGAATCACGCGACTTTAGTCGTGTGA
- the gnd gene encoding phosphogluconate dehydrogenase (NAD(+)-dependent, decarboxylating) — MKIGMIGLGKMGGNMVIRLKNGGQDVVGFDRSQEAIDHLVSQGVAADALTSDMDRFIELLGEPGQRAVWVMVPAGQITQSVIDDLAGRLSAGDVIIDGGNSNFHDTQRRGEALAAKGLHFVDVGTSGGVWGITEGYGMMVGGPDEGVERIRPALEALAPAPDRGWGHMGPTGSGHYVKMVHNGIEYGMMQAYAEGFELMKAHQTFNLDMAQIAEVWRHGTVIRSWLLDLTAEALKNSADFDQLSDYVADSGEGRWTIIDSIELGVPTPVITLATQMRFRSQQDVSYQGQMLSAMRRAFGGHAVKTLEATKQESVVPAVKPGESPKAAAPENIPTAAAQPSISGRSEAQELGETGQQRTTGDQKAGE; from the coding sequence ATGAAAATCGGCATGATCGGGCTGGGCAAGATGGGCGGCAATATGGTGATTCGCCTCAAGAACGGCGGGCAGGACGTGGTCGGTTTTGACCGCAGCCAGGAAGCGATTGACCACCTCGTGTCGCAGGGGGTCGCGGCGGACGCGCTGACGAGTGACATGGACCGTTTTATCGAGCTGCTCGGCGAACCCGGTCAGCGAGCGGTGTGGGTGATGGTCCCGGCGGGCCAGATTACCCAGTCGGTCATCGACGACCTCGCGGGCCGCCTCAGCGCGGGCGACGTGATTATCGACGGCGGCAACTCCAACTTTCACGACACCCAGCGCCGGGGCGAGGCTCTGGCGGCCAAGGGCCTGCACTTCGTGGACGTGGGCACTTCCGGCGGGGTGTGGGGCATCACCGAGGGCTATGGCATGATGGTGGGCGGCCCCGACGAGGGTGTGGAGCGCATCCGCCCGGCGCTGGAAGCTCTGGCGCCCGCGCCCGACCGGGGCTGGGGCCACATGGGGCCGACCGGCAGCGGGCACTACGTCAAGATGGTTCACAACGGTATCGAGTACGGCATGATGCAGGCCTACGCCGAGGGCTTCGAGCTGATGAAGGCGCACCAGACCTTCAACCTCGACATGGCTCAGATTGCCGAAGTGTGGCGTCACGGCACGGTGATTCGCTCGTGGCTGCTCGACCTGACCGCCGAGGCCCTGAAAAACAGCGCCGACTTCGACCAGCTCTCCGACTACGTGGCCGATTCGGGCGAGGGCCGCTGGACGATTATCGACTCCATCGAACTCGGCGTGCCGACCCCGGTGATTACGCTCGCCACCCAGATGCGCTTCCGCAGCCAGCAGGACGTGAGCTACCAGGGCCAGATGCTCTCGGCCATGCGCCGCGCGTTCGGCGGGCACGCGGTTAAGACGCTGGAAGCAACCAAGCAGGAAAGCGTGGTGCCAGCGGTCAAACCCGGCGAAAGCCCCAAGGCCGCCGCGCCCGAGAACATCCCCACCGCCGCCGCGCAGCCCAGCATCAGCGGACGCAGCGAAGCGCAGGAACTCGGTGAAACCGGGCAGCAGCGCACCACCGGCGACCAGAAGGCGGGCGAATGA
- the zwf gene encoding glucose-6-phosphate dehydrogenase, which yields MTDRPRPKKSSPKKSGPEKALAKESAAQGEAAKATRQATQQTEAAKKVGVAQPGAPAQSRKAARKSRQRVPKHAGDNAPKSDAPGADGQNPFRTAMRRSRAPEPATLVIFGATGDLARRKLLPAVFGLWQDGLLGSAFNIVGVGRQEMDDEQFKDYAIDALKTSKETDEIKEGSLEKFRELLYYEYGEFGEDEVYDKVRSELDRAETARGGGKNALFYLSTPPSLFEPISSGLGRQGLQDETEGWRRIVIEKPFGRDLQSARELNDAIHRVWDESQVYRIDHYLGKETVQNLMAIRFGNAIFEPLWNRGFVDHVQITASEDLGLEGRAGYYEEAGIVRDMLQNHLMQLFTLTAMEAPSAFEADAIRDEKVKVLRAVKRIPADRVPEVAVRGQYGPGALDGQTVPGYKQEPDVKRGSRTPTYVAVKLEVDNWRWQGVPFFLRTGKRLPKKVTEIAVVFKRPPLGLFPGGLERNVLAFRIQPDEGVSLKFSSKSPGQEMVLREVVMDFRYDAFGAQLESPYSRLLLDAMLGDATLFPREDEVDHAWQIVSGILQAWEGADAAAPKFPNYAAGTWGPDAADELLGPGRRWRRL from the coding sequence ATGACCGACCGGCCCCGTCCCAAAAAGAGCAGTCCGAAAAAGAGTGGCCCCGAGAAGGCCCTCGCCAAGGAAAGTGCCGCGCAGGGCGAGGCGGCCAAGGCGACCCGGCAGGCCACTCAGCAGACCGAGGCGGCCAAGAAGGTCGGTGTGGCCCAGCCCGGCGCTCCGGCGCAGTCCCGCAAAGCGGCCCGCAAGTCACGCCAGCGGGTGCCCAAGCACGCCGGGGACAATGCCCCCAAAAGCGACGCGCCCGGCGCCGACGGCCAGAATCCCTTTCGCACCGCCATGCGCCGCAGCCGCGCGCCCGAACCTGCCACGCTGGTGATTTTCGGCGCGACCGGCGACCTTGCCCGGCGCAAGTTGCTGCCCGCCGTGTTCGGCCTGTGGCAAGACGGCCTGCTCGGCAGCGCGTTCAACATCGTCGGCGTGGGCCGGCAGGAAATGGACGACGAGCAGTTCAAGGACTACGCCATAGACGCCCTGAAGACCTCCAAGGAAACCGACGAAATCAAGGAAGGCAGCCTGGAAAAGTTCCGCGAGCTGCTCTACTACGAATACGGCGAATTCGGCGAGGACGAGGTGTACGACAAGGTCCGCAGTGAACTCGACCGCGCCGAGACCGCCCGTGGCGGCGGCAAGAACGCGCTGTTTTACCTCTCCACCCCGCCGAGCCTCTTCGAGCCGATTTCGAGCGGCCTGGGGCGGCAGGGCCTGCAAGACGAGACGGAAGGCTGGCGGCGCATCGTCATCGAAAAACCCTTCGGGCGCGACCTGCAATCGGCCCGCGAACTCAACGACGCCATTCACCGCGTCTGGGACGAGTCGCAGGTGTACCGCATCGACCATTATCTCGGTAAGGAGACGGTGCAGAACCTGATGGCGATCCGTTTCGGGAACGCCATTTTCGAGCCGCTGTGGAACCGGGGGTTTGTCGACCACGTGCAGATCACGGCGTCCGAGGACCTGGGGCTGGAGGGCCGCGCCGGGTACTACGAGGAAGCGGGCATCGTGCGCGACATGCTGCAAAACCACCTGATGCAGCTTTTTACCCTGACCGCCATGGAAGCGCCCTCGGCGTTCGAGGCCGACGCCATCCGCGACGAGAAGGTCAAGGTGCTGCGGGCCGTCAAGCGCATTCCGGCGGACCGGGTGCCCGAAGTCGCCGTGCGCGGGCAGTACGGCCCCGGCGCCCTCGACGGCCAGACCGTGCCCGGCTACAAGCAGGAGCCGGACGTAAAGCGCGGCAGCCGCACGCCCACCTACGTCGCCGTCAAGCTCGAGGTGGACAACTGGCGCTGGCAGGGCGTGCCGTTTTTCCTGCGCACCGGCAAGCGCTTGCCCAAGAAAGTCACCGAAATCGCCGTGGTGTTCAAGCGCCCGCCGCTGGGCCTCTTTCCCGGCGGACTGGAGCGCAACGTGCTGGCCTTCCGCATTCAGCCCGACGAAGGCGTGAGCCTGAAGTTCTCCTCCAAATCGCCGGGGCAAGAGATGGTGCTGCGCGAGGTCGTGATGGATTTCCGTTACGACGCCTTCGGGGCACAGCTCGAAAGCCCCTACTCGCGCTTGCTGCTCGACGCGATGCTCGGCGACGCCACCCTCTTTCCCCGCGAGGACGAGGTGGACCACGCCTGGCAAATCGTCTCGGGCATCTTGCAGGCCTGGGAAGGCGCGGACGCGGCGGCCCCCAAATTCCCCAACTACGCGGCGGGCACCTGGGGCCCCGACGCCGCCGATGAGCTGCTCGGCCCCGGACGGCGCTGGAGGCGGCTGTGA
- a CDS encoding glucose-6-phosphate dehydrogenase assembly protein OpcA codes for MLGPVSTSVRQAQAILDELWAQTGAETRAYTGNIVALTVRKHLGRVEEALAGLEGRYAGRQIIGVMDGGGDLKVDAALIAQPAGLYIERLTLGARPEQLQSAILPLLRPATVNHVWWGADRRPHGPLLSELTEIADQVIADSLTLDIPPARHYALADLGWSRSASWREALAQLFDAPDAAQQLPYVRELTVRYSGKNDLPARLYAGFVAECLGWTDLGRLTLQAGRCGRENGDLCGAELRGEDAQGQPVRFSLSAEAGGDVARAEAEWGGRVRTSEINVPPMSLAEGLARVMARPERGEVFERAWALAKATL; via the coding sequence ATGCTAGGTCCCGTGTCCACCAGCGTCCGGCAGGCGCAGGCCATCCTCGACGAGCTGTGGGCGCAGACCGGCGCCGAGACGCGGGCCTACACCGGCAATATCGTGGCGCTCACCGTCCGCAAGCACCTCGGGCGGGTGGAAGAAGCGCTCGCCGGGCTCGAAGGCCGCTACGCCGGGCGGCAGATTATCGGGGTGATGGACGGCGGCGGCGACCTGAAGGTGGACGCCGCGCTGATTGCCCAGCCGGCGGGGCTGTACATCGAGCGGCTGACGCTGGGCGCCCGTCCCGAGCAGTTGCAGAGCGCGATTTTGCCGCTGCTGCGGCCCGCCACCGTCAACCACGTCTGGTGGGGCGCCGACCGCCGGCCCCACGGCCCGCTGCTGAGCGAACTGACCGAGATTGCCGACCAGGTGATTGCCGACAGCCTGACCCTCGACATTCCCCCGGCGCGGCACTACGCGCTCGCCGACCTCGGCTGGAGCCGCTCGGCGAGCTGGCGCGAGGCGCTCGCGCAACTGTTCGACGCCCCCGACGCCGCCCAGCAGTTGCCCTACGTGCGCGAGCTGACCGTGCGCTACTCGGGCAAAAACGACCTTCCGGCGCGGCTGTACGCGGGCTTTGTCGCCGAGTGCCTGGGCTGGACGGATCTGGGGCGGCTGACCCTGCAAGCGGGCCGCTGCGGGCGCGAAAACGGCGACCTGTGCGGCGCCGAGCTGCGCGGCGAGGACGCGCAGGGGCAGCCGGTGCGCTTCTCGCTGAGCGCCGAGGCGGGCGGCGACGTGGCCCGCGCCGAAGCCGAGTGGGGCGGGCGCGTGCGGACTTCCGAAATCAACGTGCCGCCGATGAGCCTCGCCGAGGGGCTGGCCCGCGTCATGGCCCGCCCCGAGCGCGGCGAAGTCTTCGAGCGGGCGTGGGCGCTGGCAAAAGCGACGCTGTAA